The DNA window CGAGTTCATGTTCGGGTTCGAACTTCCACAGGCAGGGTGGGTTTCATTTCAACATTCCCCTTTACATATACTGCATTCAGATAATTTAGCCACAGCTTTAATATAAGATCTACTCCTCCCAAACAGATCACTAGTTTCCTCCTATGTGGGAAAGTTTGGCTCAGTCCAATACTACGTGAAGGCCATCATAGAGAAATCAGGCCATCAGTATGCAGAATGCAAGCGATGTTTCGAGGTGGAGGAACCCATTGACGTCAACACCCAAGAGCTCATGGTGATTAAGTCCAGACAGTTCACATTTCTGTGCAATGGATGCGATTAAAACACGATAGAGTAATTCAGCCCTTTCTGCTTCCTCTCAGGCCCCAGTTACAGGAGCGAAGCAGAAGAAAGTCACCTGCATGTTTATTCCCGATGGCAGCGTGTCTGTGGCGGCTCACATAGGCCGGAAGGGTTACTGTGAAGGGGAAGACATATGCATCGATGCTCAGTTTGAGAACTCCTGCTCTCGGATCGTCGTTCCTAAAGCCGCCATCATTGCTAAGCACATCTACCGGGCGAACGGCCGCATCAAAGAGTTTCATGAGAAGCTCACTTCTGTTAGGGGAGACCACATCATCTCTGGCATGTGTGACGTGTGGCAGGGGAGAGTGCTTCGTGTGCCAAAGATGAAGCCAACCATCCTGGGCTGTGACATTATCCACGTTGATTATTGTCTGAGGGTGAGTCAATTTCTTGATTATCAGTGCAGATGCTTAGGACTCTAGGTTCTAATTGTTCTTCACACTCTTTAAGAGAATTCTTTAAGAACTTTTCACTAAAAATAGATCTACAATCAatgcaaaaaccttttttggaACCTTAATTTTTAAAGTGCGCATGTCATCTCTTTCTCCCCGGGGTCAGATCTACTTGCATATCCCAGGAAGTGAGAAGCTCATCCTAGATCTTCCTCTGGTCATCGGGACAATCCCCTACAACGGCATGAACAGTCGCACCAGCAGCATGAGCAGCCAAACCGGCAGTGGCACCTCCAGCACCTGCTTGTCACTTCCGTCTTCTCCACCCAGCTACAGCGAGATCTCCCGGGACAACCGCATGGACAGTTCCTTCATCCCTCTCCTGGATGATTACGACGAGGATGACAGTCCTATATTCATGCGCATTCATGCACTCCCCCCTCCCCCAGCATACACCGAGGTACATATAAATAgacatataaaaacacagcctcAACCATAGTTGGGAATGCACTAAGGATTGTGTCTGTCTTTCTTCTGATTACACAGCAAAACTAAGACTGCATGGGAAGTGGGAGTTCTCCTTCAGAACATGCTCTAACAGAAGATCAAATGCGGGGAGATTCAGATTTCGGAACGACGCGGCTGAAGGACCATGCATACTTTACTTCAGAGTTGCGGACTATGAAATGCTATGTCACGCGAGGAACTGGTTGATCGCACGTCGGTGAAGTCGTCTGATGCTGAGCTGTTTCGCTGACGTAAGAACCCACCTCTTGAAAATGACCGTGGATGTCTTCGTGTTTAATTCTGAAGAATCCTCAGCATCTGAGAGTTTTTATATTTACGATTTTGCCATATTGGTACAATATTCTGTCTGCACTTATTTCAAATTGGAAAGTGTTTGCGGTAGAAAAGCCTTCGGGTTAGAGggacaatatttttgtaatgtacaaaaatgtgatgcattttttgAGCGGAAACAATTATGTATCATTTTGAGTTGTTTGCTGAGCTGTTGGTTTGCTGTTAAGTCTAGTATTACAGTCTTTCCTATCAGCATGtgtatttctaatttaatattgaaattagattatgcatatatagtaattatatagttcgtttttaataatatataattgagTATTACTGTTAAGTTAATCTCCTTTTAAATTGGAAATTGATTATGTGCTTTTCATactcttgattttttttttatttgaactttttttatttgaacttttaataaaattgaatCAACTGTCATTTGTATGagatctatctgtctgtctgtctactgAATCTGTCTGTATTTTGCATATCTATAATGCGTGTCAAGGAACTAATAAAATGCCTCGAAAGCAACGTAAGTTCTGTCTATCCTGGACCATTACTATTTATTTGAgtactaaatataattacatacatgTAAAATTCCCCAGTTACTGTACTAAGTGTGTTCTGTGAAACATCTGTTGTTTAACATCTGTTGCATTAGCATAGAGTGTAGAGATCTGCACTCCTGGCATAAGGATGAATGTAGAGGAAAGGTTTCATAGCTGGAGACAAAAACACGTAGCACCTGTTGTGTGTATCTGAAGGGAGTATTTTCTGGCTGGAAAATATTCAAGAGCTATTTCCTCATGGTCAAAGCACTTCCATCCTTGGGTGTGTGTTCAGAATAGCATTTCAGTTATGTAAGATCCAATCCAACTGAGCAAAGTGAACATGCTGGTAACTAGGACTTACTCACAAGGCAGATCAGACCATTTACAGTACAGTGCACTTACAGTATTCTGTGCTTATTGTCATATGGATTAACATATGGATACCATATCTCACATTTACTAGTGAAAATGCTtctatttagtatttttaagaGAGTTGTATTCTTAAAAGTGTTgctaaatgtaatgcaaaaacattaataaaaggcagagaataaaataataggTGAAAAAATGGTCATGCGTGCAGAGATGGAACTGACTCAAGGCCGAGATCAGCAATCCTGGAACCATTAAATCAGACATAAGCAACCTGATGCGGCTGTTTACTCACTGTGCAGCTGTTCCTCCTTATAGCGCTCTCTCAAAAAGGACTGTACCTCTCCTGACCCCCCTCCATCTCGCTCACGTACTCGCTCCATTTCCAGCTCTTGAACTTGAACCTTGCTCCGAAATCCAGAGTTGAATCGCATTCTCTTGATTTTTCTGCACATTGCCGTAAGCTGTCGTGAATTGTGTAATGCCACTGCATGCTGTCGTGTGAGACAAATAGATCACTGCATAGGCCAGAAAAGAAGGCATCTCCAAACATGTGCTGCCATTTATCTCTCTGCATTTGCTGAGCactttaaagtgaaaatgtcaGACAATCATTGATCATAgattttctatatatttgtgtacatttCATTGACATTTATGTAAGCTTGTTAAGCTTATTGTGATTAATTCACCCCGAATCTTgctattaaaaacagttgtctgtgtgtgtgtttttttcatttattttaatttcatttaatttcatttttgctaTAGCCCAGTTATCTTCAGTATCTCCAGAGTAATGTGAGTGGTGCACATGTCGGCCTGCTGACTAATGCTGCTTACCGCCAGGGAATCTATTCTGTGATGGACAGGTATAATATAAGCCTTAACACTTTGAGTCAAAGTTGTTTATTGTCTTTTCTCAACTCTGTTgtagaagaaagaaataatagtGTAGGAATGTAGTGATGCAAAACAATCCCATCGGTGAAATATGTTAAATGGatagtgtatttattatttactcattttttaCTCATCTCATTCCAAAGCTGTATGTACGCATGTCCTTTTTTAATGCGGGATGCAGAAAActacatattttgaagaatgttaaaGATTAGTtccatcatttattttcaaagacCATACACAGTCTTTggtttcaaacatttttcaaaatatcttctttcatttcacaaaaatagGAAAATTGATTTCCTTGAAAAATACAGACACTGTGCAatcaaaacattgctttgtttgtttaagcATAGCAACATAGGCTGAACCAATGGTGGGAGTTTGGGGCTTAACTATTTGTTCAGGTCGTCAACCAATGGTAGATGGGGGAGGGTTTGGGGAAACCTGATTATTTCTGTTATTGCAAATCTGGTGATTCTAATGTTACTTCACCTTTAACATGGTAACCGGCAAACGCAGGTAATAACTTAAACCCTTCGGTGGGACGGGAGAGGAATCATCCTGTCAAGAATTATTCATACAGGACAGTATGCGTGCTGAGCTGGAACTGCATCAAGGACAACATCAGCAATCCTGGGAGCATCAGATCAGATAATCAGACACCTGATATGGCTGTTTACTCACTGTTGCAGCTGTTTCTTTTCTTAGAGCACTCTCAAAAAGGATCTGAGTCTTTCCTGACCCCCCTCACGTACGCTTTATGTCTCTCTGTTTCCACCGCTTGAACTCTAACCTAGTTTCAGAAAACACCCAAGCAGAGCCGTGTCTCTAGTCTTTGCTTTTTCTGTGAGATTCATTAGGTTTGAGATTCCATTACGAGATATTGCGCATACTGCATACTGTGAGCCATTCGCTCTTTTGAAGAGAAgattaaactgaaaatgtcaAACTATTACGCAAAGATGCTATAGTATTAATTATTCCAGCCATCAGCTAATCATTTCCACAATCCAGTTATCTTTGGCTTCTCTACTGTTATGTGAGAGAAGTAGGCCTTTACAGTGTGTCCTGCTGACTAACGTCTGGGCTCAGGGCTCTGCTGTGAATGACAGATGCAGCATGGACCTTGGTATTTGTTTTACACTCTGGCCTAGAATGTGAAGCATTTTGTAAAAGATGATGTCAATGGGATTATTAATAGCATAATGCagatatttcataataaatacaacattATTTAGCTCACATGATAAGGATGGATTACTTTATAAACTGCTCAAAATAGTACTTCTAGATCCGAAACCCTAAATCCAAGTACAAGTACACTTTGGACttgccatgtgtgtgtgtgtgtgtatatatatatatatatatatatatatatatatatatatatatatatatatatatatatatatatatatatatatataatgatgccACAAATCACCTACATCAGCCTTCTTTTAACCAATTGGACTGAAATCATGTTTCAGCCCAAGCTATTTTTAGAGACCAGCGCTCTTTTGTTATTTAGATTCTTTCTAGAGATTCGAATCTTTTGAATCTGTTTAGACTACTAAAAAGAGT is part of the Puntigrus tetrazona isolate hp1 chromosome 16, ASM1883169v1, whole genome shotgun sequence genome and encodes:
- the txnipb gene encoding thioredoxin interacting protein b, whose translation is MGVLTKKPKTFEVQFRDPNKRAYSGGDKVAGQVIVEVAEVVQVSAVKLLGVGCAKVDYNKGKMHCRDEIEYLKYEDVLHLDRQPTDTDGSITLRPGNRYEFMFGFELPQAGSLVSSYVGKFGSVQYYVKAIIEKSGHQYAECKRCFEVEEPIDVNTQELMAPVTGAKQKKVTCMFIPDGSVSVAAHIGRKGYCEGEDICIDAQFENSCSRIVVPKAAIIAKHIYRANGRIKEFHEKLTSVRGDHIISGMCDVWQGRVLRVPKMKPTILGCDIIHVDYCLRIYLHIPGSEKLILDLPLVIGTIPYNGMNSRTSSMSSQTGSGTSSTCLSLPSSPPSYSEISRDNRMDSSFIPLLDDYDEDDSPIFMRIHALPPPPAYTEQN